The region TACGAATTGAATTATTGGCATGTGGTAGACAACCATTAATGACTTCATTAGCTTTGGATAAATGTGTTGGATTGGTGCTTTCAATTAAAGTAATTGCCCTACTCAATGCCACCTTATCACCTTTTAAAATCTTTGAAATCAATTCATCAGAAGAAATAGTTTTTCTTCTAAACTGTTGAATTGATTTAGCAACTTGTGTACTCAGAGTTTCAGGTTGAGTCACACCGTCTCTTTCATTTAATGCGGATGTATTTTTTTTTGGTTCCAAAAGGCAATATATTTGTGTAAAAATACAATTTTTTTAAATTGGCTTTTATTTTATGAGCCTAATTTTCCTCAAAATATGGATACTATCATACTGCTATTTTTGTGCTTACTTTTAGGAATTGTTTTTCAAAATGTAAATAGTTTTCCAAAAAATGCACATTTAGCTTTGAATCAATTTGTGCTCAATGTATCAATTCCTGCAATGGCATTGTACTATATTCCAAAAATAAAAATTGATGAATCTCTGTTGTTTCCAGTCGGAATTGCCTGGATTGGATTTTTAATATCATTTTTGTTTTTTTATGCCTTAGGTAAAATTTTTAAATGGTCCAATAAACTAACAGGTTGTCTTATTATTGTTGCCGGATTAGGAAATACCTCTTTTGTTGGATTTCCAGTATTAGAAGCTATGTATGGAAAAGAGGCGATTGAAACAGCAATTATTGTAGATCAACCAGGTTCTTTTGTAGTTTTATCTACATTAGGTGTTTTAGTTGCCATGTTGTATTCTAAAGAACAACCGTCAATTTCCATTATAGCCAAAAAAATATTCTTTTTTCCTCCGTTTATCATGTTTGTTATGGCAGTAATTTTAAACATTTTTGAGGTTGATTTTCCTGAATCGTTACAATCTGTATTTCAAAGACTTGCAGCTACGGTTTCACCTATTGCTTTAGTAGCAGTTGGGTTACAATTAAAAATTGAAAAAAGAAGTAAACATTGGAAATTTTTATCTTTAGGTCTTATCTTTAAATTAATAATCACACCCTTGTTCTTTTACTTGTTTTATAAAGTTATTTTGGGTGCAAATGGATTAATTATTAATGTTTCTATAATGGAATCGGCTATGGCTCCCATGATTACTGGGGCAATTTTAGCGTCGACTTATGGATTAAAACCCAAGTTAAGTAGTATGATGGTTGGTATTGGAATTCCATTATCTTTTATTACTTTAGTACTATGGTATTTTATATTAAAATAAATAAATTTTGAACACAACAATTCTAATAAAACTACAAGAAATAGTAGGAACATCCTATGTTTTTACAGATGAAGAAAATCTGAAAAAATATGGGCATGATGAAACTGAAGATTTTATTTTTCCTCCCAATGTAGTTGTTAAACCCTCCTCTGTTGAAGAAATTGCTTCCATATTGAAATTGGCAAATGAATTTAAAATTCCTGTAGTTCCCATTGGAGGACAAACGGGATTAAGTGGTGGAGCTTTAGCCATTCATGGAGGAATTGGACTTTCAATGGAACGGTTAAATCGAATCATTGAAATTGATGAAAAAAATTTACAAGTGATAACAGAACCCGCAGTAATTACCCAAGTTTTAAGAGAAACAGTAGCTGAAAAAGGCTTGTTTTATCCTGTTGATCCGAGTAGCATGGGAAGTTGCTTTATTGGTGGTAATATTGCTGAAAATTCGGGTGGAGCCAGAGCAGTAAAATATGGAGTTACTAAAGATTACGTGCTAAATTTAGAAGTTGTGTTACCCAATGGTGAAATTATCTGGACCGGAGCCAATACGTTAAAAAATTCAACTGCTTATAATTTAACCCAATTGATGGTAGGTAGTGAAGGGACTTTAGGAATTGTTACTAAGATTGTACTTAAACTACTTCCATTATATAAGCATAATGTTTTATTATTAGTTCCATTTTTTAAAGCGGAACAAGCTTGCGAAGCGGTTTCTGCCATTTTTAGAGCTGGAATTATTCCAAGTGCTTTGGAGTTTATGGAGCGAGATGCAATTGATTGGTCGTTGCAATATGTAGATGGAATAAGCGTAGAAGTGAAAGAAAATCACCAAGCTCATTTATTAATTGAAGTAGATGGAAATTACCCTGAAATTTTAATGCAAGAAGCTGAAAAAATTTTAGAAGTTGTTGAACAATTTGAAATTGATGAAGTTTTATTTGCAGATTCCGAAGAGCAAAAAAATGCATTGTGGAAAATGCGTAGGGGAGTAGCCGAAGCAGTTAAAGCGAATTCAATTTATAAAGAAGAAGATACTGTTGTACCAAGATACGAATTACCGGTATTATTAAAAGGTATTAAGGAAATAGGTTCAAAATATGGTTTTCAATCCGTTTGTTATGGTCATGCAGGCGATGGTAATTTACATGTAAATATCATTAAAGGAAACATGTCCGATGAAAATTGGAAAACAGAAGTACCAAAAGGGATACGTGAAATTTTTGAACTAACGGTTGGTTTGAAAGGAACATTATCTGGAGAACATGGCATTGGTTATGTTCAGAAAAATTACATGAATATCGCTTTTAATACTGTACAGCTTAATTTGTTGCAAGGGATTAAACAACTCTTTGATCCTAATAATATTTTGAATCCTGGAAAAATATTACCTGACAATATAAACTAAAAAATGATTCCAATTGGAATCATTTTTTAATTTTATTTTAATTTAAACCTAACTGTTTTATTATTGTTTCATCGAATAACATCTGAATTAAAGAACCGTCTTTCTCAATATTCACAAATTTCCATGTATTGTTTGTTAATTCATCGCTTACAGCAAGTACTTTAGCTCTTTTTTGTATAGTGAAAGTAAAAGTTTTGTCATCGTAAGTGGCTTCAGAAGCCCCCATACTTTCTTTTATCATTTCTAACATCATTTCTGCCGACTCTCCCATATCTTCTTTAAAAGCCATTGTCATTTTATTCTCGTGTTCAAAAACACAGAATGTTTGATTTCCTATTTTTTTAATTTCTCCAAAAGTAAATTTAGGATCTATTTTAACCAATCTAATGGTCATAGCCTCATTATTAAATGCTTCATTCAATACATCTTTCATTTGTTCTCTTGAAGCAATTTCAAAAACTTTAGGATAGGTTTGGTCTAAAATTTTATCTAAATCTAATGTAATAGCATTATCATACATAATTTGAGCATCAGTTTGTAATGCTTTTAAATTTTGAGCAAATCCGAAAATAAAACTTGCTAATACTAAAAATAAAGTAATTGGTTTTTTCATAATTGTTATTATTGAGTGAATATATTTTTTTTAAAATAAATTAGGGTCAGCATTTTTAAAAGTGGGATTCATTTCTGTGATAGTTGCCACTCGTTTTTTATTTAATTTTAAAACTACGTCTTTTTCAGTTGTAAATAAAATGGCTGACATAAAAGGGTTGTTCATATAAGGAATTAATTCATTTGCTAAATCATTTAATTCCACTGTTTTTTCAATTTCTTGTAAACCATCTTTGTAAATTTTAAAAATCACCGAAAGTTTGAATTCATTTTCAATTTTGGTAATTCTTACATATATATTTTGCAATTCAGGTTTTCCAATTGTTTTAGCTAATGTAAGTTTGGCAAATGTTTTATCAGCAATACTATCTAATGCTAAATTAAAAAAATCTAAATAGGTTGGTATATTCATTATAATTATATTGAGTAAATATAAAAAAAATCCTCTACAAAGTTGCAGAGGATCTTATCAGTAATTTAATTTTTTTATTCATTTACTAAAACCCATTCACCAGAAGCTAGCATAGGCTCCGCTTTTTTGAATTTCATGGTCTCACTTTTACCACTCATAATGTGTTTAATTGTTACATTATCATTACGATTGATTTTAGGTTGATCACGTACAATGGTTTCAGTTACTGCAGGTCTTTCTTGAACTTGAGGTTGAGTAGATGAAGTTGAATTATTTCCTCCAAATTCTTCTTTCGACTCAATATAATGTTCATGTACTTCTTCTGCAGGCGCTTCATGTATATTTGAAGGGTTGTTAGATGGTAATTCACCTTTAAATAAGAATGAAATCACATCTTTATTTACTTGAATAATCATTTTTTTGAATAATTCAAAAGCTTCAAATTTATAAATCAATAATGGATCTTTTTGTTCGTGAACTGCTAATTGAACCGATTGTTTTAATTCATCCATTTTACGTAAATGTTTTTTCCAAGATTCATCTACAATGGCTAATGTAATATTCTTTTCAAAATCGGTAATTAACGATTTACCTTCAGTTTGATAAGCTTTTTCTAAATTAGTTACCACATTCAATGTTTTAATACCGTCCGTAAACGGCACAACAATACGTTCATATTGACCGTTATTATTTTCGTAAACATCTTTAATTACTGGAAAAGCTTGGTGAGCATCACGTTTTACTTTTTCATCATAATAAGCATAAGCCGCTTGATATACTTGTGCAGTAATTTGATTCACATTTAATT is a window of Flavobacterium indicum GPTSA100-9 = DSM 17447 DNA encoding:
- a CDS encoding AEC family transporter yields the protein MDTIILLFLCLLLGIVFQNVNSFPKNAHLALNQFVLNVSIPAMALYYIPKIKIDESLLFPVGIAWIGFLISFLFFYALGKIFKWSNKLTGCLIIVAGLGNTSFVGFPVLEAMYGKEAIETAIIVDQPGSFVVLSTLGVLVAMLYSKEQPSISIIAKKIFFFPPFIMFVMAVILNIFEVDFPESLQSVFQRLAATVSPIALVAVGLQLKIEKRSKHWKFLSLGLIFKLIITPLFFYLFYKVILGANGLIINVSIMESAMAPMITGAILASTYGLKPKLSSMMVGIGIPLSFITLVLWYFILK
- a CDS encoding FAD-binding oxidoreductase codes for the protein MNTTILIKLQEIVGTSYVFTDEENLKKYGHDETEDFIFPPNVVVKPSSVEEIASILKLANEFKIPVVPIGGQTGLSGGALAIHGGIGLSMERLNRIIEIDEKNLQVITEPAVITQVLRETVAEKGLFYPVDPSSMGSCFIGGNIAENSGGARAVKYGVTKDYVLNLEVVLPNGEIIWTGANTLKNSTAYNLTQLMVGSEGTLGIVTKIVLKLLPLYKHNVLLLVPFFKAEQACEAVSAIFRAGIIPSALEFMERDAIDWSLQYVDGISVEVKENHQAHLLIEVDGNYPEILMQEAEKILEVVEQFEIDEVLFADSEEQKNALWKMRRGVAEAVKANSIYKEEDTVVPRYELPVLLKGIKEIGSKYGFQSVCYGHAGDGNLHVNIIKGNMSDENWKTEVPKGIREIFELTVGLKGTLSGEHGIGYVQKNYMNIAFNTVQLNLLQGIKQLFDPNNILNPGKILPDNIN